The sequence below is a genomic window from Halolamina litorea.
GGCTGAGACCCTCTGGTCGGTCTACCGGACCGAACTGCCCTCACTGGAGGAGTCGAGTACCGATCGAGGAATCGAAGAACGTAGTGGACTCGCTGGGATTTGAACCCAGGGCCTCTTCCTTGCGAAGGAAGCGATCTACCACTGATCTACGAGCCCGCACCCGAATCGATGCGGGGGAACGGTTTGAACGTTGCGCTTCACCCGCGAGTCGGCGCCGTCGGGCTGTCGTCGTCGGTCGTGACGACCGCGAGCGCCGCCGCTCGTCGGGGTGAGAAAACGTGAGAACGGGGTGGGTTCAGTCCTCGAGGACGATCTCGATCGAGACGTCGTTCGGGACCTGAATCCGCATCAGCTGTCGCAGCGCGCGCTCGTCCGCGTCGATGTCGATCAGCCGCTTGTGGACCCGCATCTCCCAGTGCTCCCAGGTGGCAGTCCCCTCGCCGTCCGGGGACTTCCGCGAGGGAACGTTGAGCTCCGTCGTCGGGAGCGGGATGGGGCCGGAGAGCGAGACGCCCGTCTTCTCCGCGATCTCGCGGACGTCGTCACAGATGTCGTCCAGATCCTCCGGGCTCGTGCCGGTGAGTCGGACGCGGGCCTGTTGCTCGGCCATCTATCGCTCGTCGACGCTGAGGACCTTCCCGGCCGCGATGGTCTGACCCATGTCGCGGATGGCGAAGCTCCCCAGCTCGGGGATCTCGCTCGACGGCTCGATCGAGAGCGGCTTCTGCGGTCGGATCGTCACGACTGCGGCGTCGCCGGACTTGATGAAGTCCGGGTCCTCCTCGGCGACCTCGCCGGTCGACGGGTTGATCTTCTGGTCGATGGACTCGACCGTACACGCGACCTGTGCGGTGTGGGCGTGGAAGACCGGAGTGTAGCCGGCGGTGATGACCGACGGGTGCTGCATGACGACGACCTGCGCCTGGAACGTCTCGGCGACGCTGGGCGGGTCGTCGGCCGGGCCACAGACGTCGCCACGGCGGATGTCGTCCTTACCGATGCCACGGACGTTGAACCCGACGTTGTCACCGGGCTCGGCCTTGGGCACCTCTTCGTGGTGCATCTCGATCGTCTTGACCTCGCCGCCCACGTCGCTGGGCTGGAAGGAGACGTTGTCGCCGATGTTCATCACGCCGGTTTCGATACGTCCGACGGGGACGGTACCGATACCGGAGATGGTGTAGACGTCCTGGATCGGCAGGCGGAGCGGCGCGTCCGTCGGCGGCTCCGGCTCCGGCAGGCTGTTGAGGGCCTCGAGGAGCGTCTTCCCGTCGTACCACGGCGTGTTCTCGGAGGCTTCGGAGACGTTGTCGCCTTCGAAGGCCGAGGTCGGCACGAACGTGGTGTCGTCGGACGCGAAGCTGACCTGGTTCAGCAGGTTGTTGACCTCTTCCTTGACCTGCTTGTAGGTGTCCTCGCTGTAGTCGACGACGTCCATCTTGTTGACGGCGATGATGAGCTCGTCGATACCGAGCGTCTTCGAGAGGAAGACGTGCTCTCGGGTCTGGGGCGCGACACCGTCGTCGGCCGCGACGACGAGCACCGCGTTGTCTGCCTGCGAGGCGCCCGTGATCATGTTCTTCACGAAGTCACGGTGACCCGGACAGTCGACGATAGTGAAGTAGTACTCGTCGGTGTCGAACTCTTGGTGGGCGATGTCGATGGTGACACCTCGCTCTCGCTCCTCGGCGAGGTTGTCCATGACGTAGGCGAACTCGAAGCCGCCTTTGCCCTTCTCTTCTGCCTCTTCGCGGTGCTGCTCGATGACGTGCTCGGGGACGCTCCCTGTCTCGAACAGCAGGCGCCCGACCATCGTACTCTTCCCGTGGTCGACGTGGCCGATGACGGCCAAGTTCTGGTGCGGTTTGTCTTCGCTCATGGTGGATTCACGCGCTAAAGGCGCTGTGGGGAATCGTTCGTCAGAACGCCGTAAAACCATTTCGAT
It includes:
- the tuf gene encoding translation elongation factor EF-1 subunit alpha, which codes for MSEDKPHQNLAVIGHVDHGKSTMVGRLLFETGSVPEHVIEQHREEAEEKGKGGFEFAYVMDNLAEERERGVTIDIAHQEFDTDEYYFTIVDCPGHRDFVKNMITGASQADNAVLVVAADDGVAPQTREHVFLSKTLGIDELIIAVNKMDVVDYSEDTYKQVKEEVNNLLNQVSFASDDTTFVPTSAFEGDNVSEASENTPWYDGKTLLEALNSLPEPEPPTDAPLRLPIQDVYTISGIGTVPVGRIETGVMNIGDNVSFQPSDVGGEVKTIEMHHEEVPKAEPGDNVGFNVRGIGKDDIRRGDVCGPADDPPSVAETFQAQVVVMQHPSVITAGYTPVFHAHTAQVACTVESIDQKINPSTGEVAEEDPDFIKSGDAAVVTIRPQKPLSIEPSSEIPELGSFAIRDMGQTIAAGKVLSVDER
- the rpsJ gene encoding 30S ribosomal protein S10, translating into MAEQQARVRLTGTSPEDLDDICDDVREIAEKTGVSLSGPIPLPTTELNVPSRKSPDGEGTATWEHWEMRVHKRLIDIDADERALRQLMRIQVPNDVSIEIVLED